Proteins encoded in a region of the Campylobacter geochelonis genome:
- a CDS encoding ATP-binding protein, translating into MNWKDTKAAIYRGSRGALKAVDEIDYVDLDSLVGLDRQKAALLENTEKFIKNEGANHALLWGERGCGKSSLAKAVFTKFIPQGLRIIEIGKEDLKALVDILDDIRSESFKFIIFCDDLSFEKGDDSYKYLKPLLEGSIEKTPSNVLMYATSNRRHIVTEYMSDNQSVEVTTDEIHYKDAVEEHLSLSDRFGLWISFYQGNFSEYLRIVDSYFSEFSGDRELLHEEAKRFCMLRGSRSGRVAKQFYLAFKDGF; encoded by the coding sequence ATGAACTGGAAAGATACAAAAGCGGCGATTTATAGGGGAAGTAGGGGAGCTTTAAAAGCGGTTGATGAGATTGATTATGTGGATTTAGACTCGCTTGTTGGACTTGATAGACAAAAGGCGGCTCTGCTTGAAAATACAGAAAAATTTATAAAAAACGAAGGCGCAAATCACGCGCTTTTATGGGGTGAGCGGGGTTGTGGGAAATCTAGCCTTGCAAAGGCAGTTTTTACTAAATTTATTCCTCAAGGCTTGAGAATTATCGAAATAGGCAAAGAGGATTTAAAAGCGTTGGTTGATATTTTAGATGATATTAGGAGTGAGAGTTTTAAATTTATCATTTTTTGTGATGATTTAAGCTTTGAAAAGGGCGATGATAGTTATAAATACCTAAAGCCTTTGCTTGAAGGAAGTATAGAAAAAACACCATCAAATGTGCTTATGTATGCCACATCAAACCGCCGCCATATCGTAACTGAGTATATGAGCGATAACCAAAGTGTTGAAGTAACGACTGATGAGATTCACTATAAAGATGCGGTTGAAGAACACCTTTCTCTAAGCGATAGATTTGGGCTTTGGATAAGTTTTTATCAAGGAAATTTTAGCGAGTATTTGCGTATAGTTGATAGCTATTTTAGCGAATTTAGTGGCGATAGAGAGCTGCTTCACGAAGAGGCAAAACGCTTTTGTATGTTAAGAGGCTCAAGAAGTGGACGAGTGGCAAAACAGTTTTATCTTGCATTTAAGGATGGGTTTTGA
- a CDS encoding TIGR00282 family metallophosphoesterase → MIRVGFLGDVVGKPGREMLKRYVKEMKTKFSLDFVVANCENASGGFGLSAKNAVEIFEYGVDVITGGNHSFDKKDVLPLMQTLPILRPFNHYDNTDGKGVITLKNSDGKSLSVINMLGAMGLNLVKNPFLSIDEALNLCESKNILVDYHAEMTSEKMAFFWDNKERVSAVFGTHTHVGTDDLKISGNAVYVSDAGLVGAREGVIGMDAAASVAGFKTGIKHSFGVNEKYKKIFQMIVFECENGVSTDAFKIKIIDENEIITKAYND, encoded by the coding sequence TTGATTAGGGTTGGGTTTTTAGGCGATGTGGTTGGAAAACCAGGAAGAGAGATGTTAAAGCGATATGTAAAAGAGATGAAGACTAAATTTAGCCTTGATTTTGTCGTTGCAAACTGCGAAAATGCAAGTGGTGGTTTTGGGTTGAGCGCTAAAAATGCGGTTGAGATTTTTGAGTATGGAGTGGATGTTATAACTGGCGGAAATCACAGCTTTGATAAAAAAGATGTTTTGCCTTTAATGCAAACTCTGCCTATCCTTCGACCATTTAACCACTATGATAACACAGATGGTAAAGGCGTAATTACCTTAAAAAACAGCGATGGAAAAAGCCTAAGCGTTATAAACATGCTTGGTGCGATGGGGCTAAATTTAGTTAAAAATCCATTTTTATCTATAGATGAAGCGCTAAATTTGTGTGAGAGTAAAAATATACTAGTTGATTATCACGCCGAAATGACAAGTGAAAAGATGGCGTTTTTTTGGGATAACAAAGAGCGAGTAAGTGCAGTTTTTGGCACTCATACGCATGTTGGGACTGATGATTTAAAGATAAGTGGGAACGCTGTTTATGTAAGCGATGCTGGGCTAGTTGGTGCTAGAGAAGGAGTTATCGGAATGGACGCTGCTGCTTCTGTGGCTGGGTTTAAAACTGGGATTAAGCACTCATTTGGTGTAAATGAAAAGTATAAAAAAATCTTTCAAATGATAGTTTTTGAGTGCGAGAATGGCGTAAGTACCGATGCGTTTAAGATAAAAATCATCGATGAAAATGAGATTATAACAAAGGCATATAATGACTAG
- the lon gene encoding endopeptidase La codes for MQIEKPEFFPKELPIIVEDELFLYPFMITPIFISDEENLKALEVAIKNESMVLVVSSKDEYRLKRDFDAIYHAGVIGTIMRKVSLPDGRVKILFQGAYKGEILQTTSSSPLMAKVGILDAVLYSDDKIEALSNVLRQKVKTLSQMTHYFPPDLLRTIEDSVEPVRTSDLVLSSLRLTKNIAYDFFTQKNLETKFFDLIDYLNKEIEAHKLEKEIKTKVHSKIEKTNKEYFLKEQLKQIQKELGGENDREEEIAEYRKKLEAKKAFINADAYKEIKKQIDKFARLHPDSADSSVVQSYLDWVLEIPFEHTAKKRSSMSEVQKQLNLDHYALEKPKERIEEYFALRELLELRGLNNKVNNGVILCFAGPPGVGKTSLANSIATALKRELVRIALGGLEDVNELRGHRRTYVGAMPGRIVQGLIDAKQMNPVVVLDEIDKVAKSFKGDPTAVLLEILDPEQNNSFRDYYLNFNIDLSKIIFVATANDVSNIPAPLRDRMEFIFLSSYTPQEKFQIAKKYLIPQELKKHGLKPSEVKINDATLKLLISDYTRESGVRSLRRKIADILRKVAVAILTHKNSDDKILINNKNLEEYIDKKVYEIDEVDKKDYVGIVNGLAWTSVGGDMLKIEAIRIKGKGNLQITGQLGDVMKESAQIAFSVIKVLIDEKKLKIPSNLVYKTSKDDDSDQIYNKYNLHIHVPEGATPKDGPSAGITMATAIASILSDKKARSNLAMTGELTLSGKVLPIGGLKEKLIAAHKAKITKVLIPRKNYERDLKDIPKEVKDELEIVAVDTINDVLKEALI; via the coding sequence ATGCAGATAGAAAAACCAGAATTTTTCCCAAAAGAGCTACCTATCATAGTAGAAGATGAGCTTTTTTTATATCCATTTATGATAACTCCGATTTTTATAAGCGATGAAGAGAATTTAAAAGCTCTTGAAGTTGCTATAAAAAACGAAAGCATGGTTTTAGTAGTAAGCAGCAAAGATGAATACCGCTTAAAAAGGGATTTTGATGCTATTTATCACGCTGGCGTTATAGGAACTATCATGAGAAAAGTCTCTCTTCCAGATGGCAGAGTTAAAATTTTGTTTCAAGGCGCTTATAAAGGAGAAATTCTACAAACCACATCTTCTAGCCCACTAATGGCAAAAGTTGGGATTTTAGACGCGGTTTTATACTCAGATGATAAAATCGAAGCTCTTTCAAACGTTCTTCGCCAAAAGGTAAAAACGCTAAGTCAAATGACTCATTACTTTCCGCCAGATTTGCTTAGAACTATCGAAGATAGCGTTGAGCCAGTTCGAACAAGCGATTTAGTTCTTAGTTCACTTAGACTTACAAAAAATATAGCTTATGACTTTTTTACACAAAAGAATTTAGAGACTAAATTCTTTGATTTGATTGACTATCTTAACAAAGAAATTGAAGCTCATAAACTTGAAAAAGAGATAAAAACAAAAGTTCACTCAAAGATAGAAAAAACAAATAAAGAGTATTTTTTAAAAGAGCAACTAAAACAGATCCAAAAAGAGCTTGGTGGCGAAAACGACAGAGAAGAAGAGATAGCTGAGTATAGAAAAAAACTTGAAGCTAAAAAGGCTTTTATAAATGCCGATGCGTATAAAGAGATAAAAAAGCAGATTGATAAATTTGCAAGACTTCATCCAGACTCGGCTGATTCGTCTGTAGTCCAAAGCTATCTTGACTGGGTTTTAGAAATTCCTTTTGAACACACCGCTAAAAAACGCTCTTCTATGAGTGAAGTTCAAAAACAGCTAAATTTAGACCATTACGCTCTTGAAAAACCAAAAGAACGCATAGAGGAGTACTTTGCGCTTCGTGAGCTTTTAGAGCTTCGTGGATTAAATAACAAGGTAAATAATGGCGTTATACTATGTTTTGCAGGTCCTCCAGGAGTTGGAAAAACAAGCCTTGCAAACTCCATCGCAACAGCGCTAAAACGCGAACTTGTGCGTATCGCACTTGGTGGGCTTGAAGATGTAAACGAGCTAAGAGGTCACAGAAGAACGTATGTAGGTGCAATGCCGGGGCGAATTGTTCAGGGGTTAATCGATGCTAAGCAGATGAATCCAGTCGTCGTCTTAGATGAAATCGACAAAGTAGCAAAAAGCTTTAAAGGCGATCCAACAGCGGTTTTACTTGAAATTTTAGATCCTGAGCAAAATAACAGCTTTAGGGATTATTATCTAAATTTTAATATCGATTTAAGTAAAATCATCTTTGTAGCCACGGCTAATGATGTATCAAACATACCGGCTCCGCTTCGCGATAGAATGGAATTTATATTTTTAAGTTCATATACTCCACAAGAGAAATTTCAAATCGCTAAAAAGTATCTAATCCCACAAGAACTTAAAAAACATGGGCTAAAGCCAAGCGAAGTTAAAATCAACGATGCGACGCTAAAACTCCTCATATCTGATTATACAAGAGAGAGCGGTGTTAGAAGCTTGCGCCGCAAAATCGCCGATATATTACGAAAAGTAGCAGTTGCTATACTAACTCATAAAAATAGCGATGATAAAATTTTGATAAATAACAAAAATTTAGAAGAGTACATCGATAAAAAAGTTTATGAGATAGATGAAGTTGATAAAAAAGACTATGTTGGTATCGTAAATGGACTTGCATGGACAAGCGTTGGTGGCGATATGCTTAAAATCGAAGCCATACGCATAAAAGGCAAAGGAAACTTGCAAATCACAGGGCAACTTGGCGATGTGATGAAAGAGTCGGCTCAAATAGCATTTAGCGTGATTAAAGTCTTAATTGATGAAAAAAAGCTAAAAATCCCATCAAATTTGGTTTATAAAACATCGAAAGATGATGATAGTGATCAAATTTATAACAAATACAACCTCCACATCCATGTTCCAGAAGGCGCAACGCCAAAAGATGGTCCAAGTGCTGGCATTACGATGGCTACAGCTATCGCTTCGATTTTATCAGATAAAAAAGCAAGGTCAAATTTAGCCATGACTGGAGAGCTAACACTTAGTGGAAAAGTTCTTCCTATAGGTGGACTTAAAGAAAAGCTTATAGCTGCTCACAAGGCTAAAATCACAAAGGTTTTAATACCTAGAAAAAATTATGAAAGAGACTTAAAAGATATACCAAAAGAGGTTAAAGACGAGCTTGAGATAGTTGCAGTTGATACCATAAATGATGTGCTAAAAGAAGCACTTATATAA
- a CDS encoding potassium channel family protein: MSLFDKVKKFLNWSRTPKPDFDLNTEIYEQFKPFRLPLILVVMLMVVGTVGYMTFSNFSLFDAFYQAGMTFTTVGFTEVAEITPAGRIFTIFFIFAGFGAFTFSLGIVVESLKKGILVNKIRERSMIYKIARLKNHFVICHHNIYTAELARQFRENHIPFVVIDSRADLHEIAEVNKYPYYVIGEPHMEISLLKSNLSSAKGIIALGSNIADNIAVIATVRLYEKELERHKPYFITTFTENDADAEKLKKLGADFVISPSKLTAQRLSAISVRPDMENILERFLYKKDSPIDIEEITVPEHSWVRFKRLKETHLRDMTSADIVGIRDENDKFIPMPNGDVLIGTGAKLLVVGTADGISFTKKLINGRYKPQEFKYV, encoded by the coding sequence GTGTCTCTTTTTGATAAGGTCAAAAAATTCCTCAACTGGTCTAGAACTCCTAAACCAGATTTCGACTTAAATACCGAGATTTACGAACAATTCAAACCGTTTCGACTACCGCTTATACTAGTTGTTATGCTTATGGTAGTTGGAACGGTTGGTTATATGACTTTTAGCAACTTTTCGCTGTTTGATGCCTTTTATCAAGCTGGTATGACTTTTACAACGGTTGGTTTTACTGAAGTTGCTGAGATTACCCCTGCAGGAAGAATTTTTACAATATTTTTTATATTTGCTGGCTTTGGAGCTTTTACCTTCTCTTTAGGTATAGTTGTAGAAAGCCTTAAAAAAGGAATTCTTGTTAATAAAATAAGGGAGAGAAGTATGATTTATAAAATAGCAAGGCTTAAAAACCACTTTGTTATTTGTCATCACAACATCTACACAGCCGAGTTAGCAAGGCAGTTTAGAGAAAACCACATTCCATTTGTTGTTATAGATAGCAGAGCTGATTTACACGAGATAGCAGAGGTAAATAAATACCCATATTACGTTATTGGCGAACCACATATGGAAATTTCTCTTTTAAAATCAAACCTTTCAAGCGCAAAAGGAATTATTGCTTTAGGCTCAAACATAGCTGATAACATCGCAGTTATAGCAACCGTAAGGTTATATGAAAAAGAGCTAGAAAGACACAAACCATACTTCATAACTACATTTACAGAAAACGATGCTGATGCTGAAAAACTTAAAAAGCTTGGCGCAGACTTTGTCATCTCCCCATCAAAACTCACAGCGCAAAGGCTAAGTGCGATTAGTGTTCGTCCAGATATGGAAAATATACTAGAGCGATTTTTATACAAAAAAGACTCGCCAATTGATATAGAAGAAATCACAGTTCCAGAGCACTCATGGGTGAGATTTAAAAGGCTTAAAGAGACGCATTTGCGCGATATGACAAGTGCGGATATCGTAGGAATTAGAGATGAAAATGATAAATTTATCCCTATGCCAAATGGGGATGTTTTAATAGGAACCGGCGCTAAACTTTTAGTTGTCGGGACGGCTGATGGCATTAGCTTTACAAAAAAACTTATAAATGGAAGATATAAACCACAGGAGTTTAAATATGTTTGA
- the rpe gene encoding ribulose-phosphate 3-epimerase, which produces MYVAPSILSADFGNLAKEVKDICEAGADLVHVDVMDGHFVPNLTIGPLVVEAVAKAATKPLDIHLMVENISFFVELFLPLKPKFLSFHIEEEKHPLRLIQHIRKHGVSPAVVLNPHTPIDVLKHIINEVDMVLLMSVNPGFGGQKFIPSVLSKARELRELIDKNNAKCMIEVDGGVNGLNVRDLDDAGVDIVVAGNYVFSSNDYAESIKALKI; this is translated from the coding sequence ATGTATGTAGCACCAAGTATTTTATCAGCTGATTTTGGAAATTTAGCCAAAGAGGTAAAAGATATCTGTGAGGCTGGGGCGGATTTGGTTCATGTTGATGTTATGGATGGACATTTTGTTCCAAATTTAACCATCGGACCGCTTGTGGTTGAAGCTGTAGCAAAAGCTGCTACCAAGCCACTTGATATACATTTAATGGTAGAAAACATCAGCTTTTTTGTAGAGCTTTTTTTACCACTTAAACCAAAATTTTTAAGCTTTCACATAGAAGAAGAAAAACACCCTCTTCGCTTAATCCAACACATCAGAAAACACGGCGTAAGTCCAGCAGTTGTGCTAAACCCGCACACCCCAATTGATGTTTTAAAACACATTATAAACGAAGTTGATATGGTGCTTTTAATGAGCGTAAATCCTGGCTTTGGCGGGCAAAAATTCATCCCATCAGTGCTATCAAAAGCGCGTGAGCTTAGAGAGCTGATTGATAAAAATAACGCAAAATGTATGATAGAGGTTGATGGTGGAGTAAATGGGCTAAATGTCAGAGATCTTGATGATGCAGGAGTCGATATAGTCGTAGCTGGAAACTATGTCTTTTCTTCAAACGACTACGCCGAGTCGATAAAAGCGCTAAAGATTTAG
- a CDS encoding PAS domain-containing protein has product MQRPVPLNEEIVLDPKRYIVSKTDTKGIITYGNEYFIEIVGYSEDELIGQPHNIIRHPDMPKIVFKVMWDRINSGKNIKAIVKNLAKDGRYYWVVTDFEPKYDPLTNKIIGHTAYRKAAPKKAVEAIEPIYQKLLAIEATGGMEASGKFLVEYLDLKKVTYDEFVDSLIEYRGLTKLFFEAMKKLFG; this is encoded by the coding sequence ATGCAAAGACCTGTACCGTTAAATGAAGAGATTGTTTTAGATCCTAAAAGATATATCGTTTCTAAAACCGATACTAAAGGGATTATAACATATGGAAATGAGTATTTTATCGAGATTGTCGGATATAGCGAAGATGAGTTAATCGGACAACCGCATAATATCATAAGACACCCTGATATGCCTAAAATCGTATTTAAAGTGATGTGGGATAGGATAAATAGTGGTAAAAATATTAAAGCTATTGTTAAAAATCTTGCAAAAGATGGCAGATACTACTGGGTTGTAACTGATTTTGAACCAAAATACGATCCGCTAACTAATAAAATCATCGGTCACACAGCATACAGAAAAGCAGCCCCTAAAAAAGCCGTTGAAGCGATAGAGCCGATATATCAAAAACTTCTTGCTATCGAGGCGACAGGCGGAATGGAAGCAAGTGGTAAATTTTTAGTAGAGTATTTGGACTTAAAAAAGGTTACTTATGATGAGTTTGTTGATTCGTTGATAGAGTATAGAGGTCTTACTAAACTATTTTTTGAAGCGATGAAAAAACTATTTGGATAG
- a CDS encoding outer membrane protein assembly factor BamD: MRNCFKFFALLIMALFIVGCGDKSRGLYNLQPLAWYDHIIDDIKNADLEQADKHYTQFVSEHVASPLIEPTLLILAQAHMDESEYAQANAFLDEYIRRYGTLDKIEYATFLKIKANYDSFRQPNRNQNLMQNSIIEINNFLVQYPNTQYRPLIETMLVKFKLAEYYLNENIKDLYQRTGRDTSAEIYAQKIENSALKDANLTPPDLPWYRAFFE, translated from the coding sequence ATGAGAAATTGTTTTAAATTTTTTGCTCTATTGATTATGGCTTTATTTATCGTTGGTTGTGGAGATAAGAGCCGTGGGCTTTATAACCTGCAGCCACTTGCGTGGTATGACCATATCATCGATGATATCAAAAATGCCGATTTAGAACAAGCAGATAAACACTATACGCAGTTTGTTAGCGAACACGTTGCTTCGCCTTTGATTGAGCCGACTTTACTTATCTTAGCACAAGCTCATATGGATGAGAGCGAGTATGCGCAAGCGAATGCCTTTCTTGATGAGTATATAAGACGATATGGAACTTTAGATAAGATTGAGTATGCGACATTTTTAAAGATAAAAGCAAATTATGACTCTTTTAGACAGCCAAACAGAAACCAAAATTTGATGCAAAACAGCATAATAGAGATAAACAATTTCTTAGTCCAGTATCCAAATACTCAGTATAGACCACTTATCGAAACTATGTTGGTTAAATTTAAGCTTGCTGAGTACTATTTAAATGAAAATATAAAAGATTTATACCAAAGGACAGGACGCGATACTTCGGCTGAAATTTACGCACAAAAGATAGAAAATTCAGCTTTAAAAGATGCGAATTTAACCCCGCCAGATTTACCGTGGTATAGGGCATTTTTTGAATAA
- a CDS encoding 3-methyladenine DNA glycosylase, whose product MTSTELFCALYDDIKLANVTWWPNYGSFEVVVSAVLTQQTKWENVEKSLLNLAKFNTLSLEEIAKIDVESLANLIKPSGFYNNKAKRLNALCKAVVSEFGDFESFKEYVSREWLISQKGIGAETCDAILCYACEREEMVVDSYALRILGYFGYEFESYDEAKEWLSELDFSVVYAMVLDMSEARVCALYHGLIVEFCKKHLKGKEISDKAKDIFKEIS is encoded by the coding sequence ATGACTAGCACGGAGCTTTTTTGCGCACTTTATGATGATATAAAACTAGCTAATGTAACATGGTGGCCAAATTATGGTAGTTTTGAAGTAGTTGTCTCGGCAGTTTTAACACAACAAACCAAATGGGAAAATGTAGAAAAAAGCCTTTTAAATTTGGCTAAATTTAACACTTTATCGCTTGAAGAAATCGCAAAAATCGATGTTGAAAGCTTAGCAAATTTGATAAAACCAAGTGGATTTTATAACAATAAAGCCAAGCGTTTAAACGCTCTTTGTAAGGCGGTAGTAAGCGAATTTGGGGACTTTGAGAGCTTTAAAGAGTATGTTAGTAGAGAGTGGCTAATCTCTCAAAAAGGCATAGGCGCTGAGACTTGCGATGCGATTTTATGCTATGCGTGTGAACGTGAAGAGATGGTTGTAGATAGCTATGCTTTGCGGATTTTAGGATATTTTGGTTATGAGTTTGAAAGCTATGATGAGGCAAAAGAGTGGCTAAGTGAGCTTGATTTTAGCGTGGTTTATGCGATGGTTTTGGATATGAGTGAAGCTAGAGTTTGCGCGCTTTATCATGGGCTTATCGTTGAGTTTTGTAAAAAACATCTAAAAGGCAAAGAAATTAGTGACAAAGCAAAGGATATTTTTAAAGAGATTTCTTAG
- a CDS encoding YdcH family protein: protein MLHEYRDLITELKGKNARFDSLFEKHNELDHKVADITEGRVHASSFELDTLKKEKLKAKDEINAFLAEYKASIKE, encoded by the coding sequence ATGTTACACGAATACAGGGATTTAATCACAGAATTAAAAGGTAAAAATGCGAGGTTTGACTCGCTTTTTGAAAAACACAACGAGCTAGACCATAAAGTTGCTGATATAACCGAGGGCAGAGTTCATGCAAGTAGCTTTGAACTTGATACACTAAAAAAAGAGAAGCTTAAAGCAAAAGATGAAATCAACGCCTTTTTAGCAGAGTATAAAGCTTCTATTAAAGAGTAA
- a CDS encoding DNA-deoxyinosine glycosylase, producing MKNAQIHTIKPFFNKDSQILILGSFPSVKSREQNFYYAHPQNRFWRVLSAVFSQNLPNSVEEKKLFLTRHKIALFDSIQSCEIAGSSDASIQKVAPNDIKSLIKQTNITRIYTNGKKSAKIYDKFIFPQTSIKAISLPSTSPANATISLEKLIKAYEILLN from the coding sequence TTGAAAAATGCTCAAATTCACACCATCAAGCCATTTTTTAACAAAGATTCGCAAATTTTAATCTTAGGAAGCTTTCCATCAGTTAAGTCAAGAGAGCAAAATTTTTACTACGCTCATCCACAAAACCGCTTTTGGCGCGTTTTATCAGCGGTTTTTAGTCAAAATTTGCCAAATAGTGTGGAAGAGAAAAAGTTGTTTTTAACCCGCCATAAAATAGCTCTTTTTGATAGTATTCAAAGCTGTGAGATTGCTGGTTCAAGCGATGCAAGTATCCAAAAAGTAGCACCAAATGATATAAAAAGTTTGATAAAACAGACTAACATAACTAGAATTTATACAAATGGCAAAAAATCAGCCAAAATTTATGATAAATTTATATTTCCACAAACTAGCATTAAAGCGATATCACTTCCATCGACAAGTCCAGCAAATGCGACAATTTCTCTTGAAAAACTCATAAAAGCTTATGAAATTTTATTAAACTAG
- the argJ gene encoding bifunctional glutamate N-acetyltransferase/amino-acid acetyltransferase ArgJ, translating to MFEIISLKNGLENVDGFFFDGVNSGFKKEGNDLGFIRSDEPFNISAVFTTNKFAAAPIKHFKKYPPNFKSNFILLNSKNANAMTGEQGVADIDELFSSLATKIKLVNPIMSSTGVIGYRLNKEKIIAGFDKFNFACRNSNAVATAIMTTDSFKKELAFKVELEDGKSFNIAAICKGAGMINPALATMLCYILTDAKIPKDDADELLKEAVEQSFNTVSVDGDTSTNDTVMLLSSQKAAYEKTAFKTALDMITKQFALMLVRDGEGSSKVVCFEVSGAKTQAQAKKAAKALSNSPLVKTAIFGEDPNWGRIASTIGASGVECFEESLVIKYDDVLVYDKFNPELDKEREEKAHKIMQKDSFKISCDLGMGSAKFSAYGCDLSYEYVKINADYRS from the coding sequence ATGTTTGAGATAATTTCGCTTAAAAATGGACTTGAAAATGTAGATGGCTTTTTCTTTGATGGTGTAAATTCTGGCTTTAAAAAAGAGGGCAATGACCTTGGTTTTATAAGAAGCGATGAGCCATTTAACATAAGCGCGGTTTTTACAACAAACAAATTTGCTGCTGCACCGATAAAACACTTTAAAAAATATCCACCAAATTTTAAATCAAATTTTATACTTCTAAACTCAAAAAATGCAAATGCCATGACAGGCGAGCAAGGAGTGGCTGATATAGATGAACTTTTTTCAAGTTTAGCTACAAAAATCAAGCTAGTAAATCCCATAATGAGCTCAACTGGAGTCATAGGATATCGCTTAAATAAAGAAAAAATCATAGCTGGATTTGATAAATTTAACTTCGCTTGTCGCAACTCAAATGCAGTTGCAACTGCGATAATGACGACTGATAGCTTTAAAAAAGAGCTTGCTTTTAAAGTCGAGCTTGAAGATGGCAAAAGTTTTAACATAGCTGCTATTTGCAAGGGAGCGGGCATGATAAATCCAGCGCTTGCAACTATGCTTTGCTATATTTTAACGGATGCAAAAATTCCAAAAGATGACGCAGATGAGCTTTTAAAAGAGGCAGTTGAGCAAAGTTTTAACACAGTTAGTGTTGATGGCGATACATCGACAAACGATACTGTTATGCTACTTAGTTCGCAAAAAGCTGCATATGAAAAAACTGCTTTTAAAACTGCACTTGATATGATAACAAAACAATTTGCTTTGATGTTGGTTCGTGATGGCGAGGGTTCAAGCAAGGTAGTTTGCTTTGAGGTAAGTGGAGCAAAAACGCAAGCTCAAGCAAAAAAAGCAGCCAAAGCACTATCAAATTCTCCACTTGTAAAAACGGCTATTTTTGGAGAAGATCCAAACTGGGGAAGAATCGCTTCAACAATCGGAGCTAGCGGTGTTGAGTGCTTTGAAGAAAGCTTGGTTATAAAGTATGATGATGTGCTAGTGTATGATAAATTTAACCCAGAGCTTGATAAAGAAAGAGAAGAAAAAGCGCATAAAATAATGCAAAAAGATAGCTTTAAAATAAGCTGCGATTTAGGTATGGGAAGTGCTAAATTTAGTGCTTATGGTTGCGATTTGAGTTATGAATATGTAAAAATAAATGCAGATTATCGTTCATGA
- the rpmB gene encoding 50S ribosomal protein L28: MARRCAITGKGALVGNNVSHANNRTKRRFLPNLRTIRVTLEDGTTRRIKVAASTLRTMKKQSK; this comes from the coding sequence ATGGCAAGAAGATGTGCAATTACTGGTAAAGGCGCTTTGGTTGGAAACAATGTAAGTCATGCTAACAACAGGACGAAAAGAAGATTTTTACCAAATTTAAGAACAATTCGTGTAACTTTAGAGGATGGAACAACTAGAAGAATTAAAGTTGCAGCTTCAACTTTAAGAACTATGAAAAAACAATCTAAATAA
- a CDS encoding 3'-5' exonuclease, protein MKQQTENLINLLAKKSINYHDFISKANEIDEICELFDPKDFSMWRALGLNVVKLDNGKITLKTRETNIEDEVFCIVDIETNGGIKNGQIIEIGAIKCQNGQIIDEFKTFVYADSIPENISVLTGIYPTDLKDAPALGSVLEKFRLFLSDSVFIAHNVKFDYDFISSSMEKFGFGMLLNRRICTIELARRTIASQKYGLGSLKEILGIENTHHRALSDAISAYEIFKTSLKAIPWTVQSTEDLIEFSKTAPSLKLPNTYKTQLG, encoded by the coding sequence TTGAAACAGCAAACTGAAAACCTTATAAATTTGCTCGCTAAAAAGAGTATAAATTATCATGATTTTATATCTAAAGCAAACGAAATAGATGAAATTTGCGAGCTGTTTGATCCAAAAGACTTTAGTATGTGGCGAGCGCTTGGGCTTAATGTCGTAAAACTAGATAATGGCAAAATCACGCTTAAAACGCGCGAAACCAACATTGAAGATGAAGTTTTTTGTATAGTTGATATCGAGACAAATGGCGGCATAAAAAATGGGCAAATCATAGAAATCGGTGCTATAAAATGCCAAAATGGGCAAATTATAGATGAGTTTAAAACCTTTGTCTATGCTGATTCTATCCCTGAAAACATAAGCGTTTTAACCGGAATTTATCCTACAGATTTAAAAGACGCTCCAGCTCTTGGCTCTGTTTTAGAAAAATTTAGACTTTTTTTATCAGATAGCGTTTTTATCGCTCATAATGTCAAATTTGACTATGATTTTATAAGTAGTAGTATGGAAAAATTTGGCTTTGGAATGCTGCTTAATCGCCGAATTTGCACTATCGAACTTGCTAGAAGAACGATAGCTTCGCAAAAATATGGGCTTGGCTCGCTAAAAGAGATTCTTGGGATTGAAAACACTCATCATAGAGCATTAAGCGATGCAATAAGCGCTTATGAGATTTTTAAAACATCGCTAAAAGCCATTCCTTGGACAGTTCAAAGCACAGAAGATTTGATAGAATTTAGTAAAACTGCGCCGAGTTTGAAACTTCCAAATACATATAAAACTCAGTTAGGCTAG